A single region of the Lycium barbarum isolate Lr01 chromosome 2, ASM1917538v2, whole genome shotgun sequence genome encodes:
- the LOC132627214 gene encoding F-box/kelch-repeat protein At3g23880-like produces MATIMDDRRPFPEDLILDVLLRLPVESLLRFKCVCKHWYALIKSPSFIEKHFHHKNNCARLLVCNLKVAYEGHVPVRSVVFSLFPKKIVPGVTPEQKTLLQLPRVSDFTCVAGPVDGLFLVQKKFYGDVRLGLWNPATREFRPLPPAPFDIEDFFSDHDHKFGLGFDLLTQDYKVVWIRVFWDEDGQGVYPCVFACVYSSCNNSWKNLTTEIPSSCTLSAPLDATYLNGVYYWLSRGLDEIYSIRSFDMGTEQFGEMQGPNIPSKHWGALTLRGGSLAMLAGDPGKPMTSIYDVWIMNQEEGSWSKVLTVQPRIDAHWPRNIWENDKMVFEINETSQLVLYDPVTTEVTDLGFQLDLSIAGCWVFNYKESLAPIKRGNESQGQDNAVEQIEHFFHMLPIDPQTSDDLD; encoded by the coding sequence ATGGCCACCATTATGGATGATCGTCGTCCTTTCCCAGAAGATCTAATATTGGATGTTCTACTGAGGTTGCCTGTTGAATCACTCTTGCGTTTCAAATGTGTGTGCAAGCATTGGTATGCTCTCATCAAAAGTCCGAGTTTCATAGAAAAGCATTTTCATCACAAAAACAATTGTGCCCGTCTCCTCGTCTGTAACTTGAAAGTAGCATATGAAGGACACGTGCCCGTTAGGTCTGTTGTATTTTCCTTGTTCCCTAAAAAAATAGTTCCAGGTGTAACCCCTGAACAAAAAACTCTCCTTCAGCTTCCAAGGGTCTCTGATTTCACGTGTGTTGCTGGCCCAGTTGATGGCTTATTCTTAGTGCAGAAAAAGTTTTATGGAGATGTCCGCTTGGGTTTGTGGAATCCTGCCACCAGAGAGTTCCGGCCCCTGCCTCCTGCACCTTTTGATATTGAGGACTTCTTCTCGGACCATGATCATAAATTCGGATTAGGGTTTGACCTGTTGACTCAAGATTATAAGGTTGTATGGATTCGAGTATTCTGGGATGAAGATGGACAGGGAGTTTACCCTTGTGTCTTTGCCTGTGTGTATTCCTCATGCAACAACTCATGGAAGAACCTAACAACTGAAATCCCCTCCAGTTGTACCTTATCTGCGCCCCTTGACGCCACTTATCTCAATGGGGTTTATTATTGGCTTTCTAGGGGCCTAGATGAGATCTACAGCATACGCTCATTTGACATGGGTACTGAACAGTTTGGGGAGATGCAAGGCCCAAATATTCCGAGTAAACATTGGGGGGCCCTCACATTGCGTGGTGGCTCGCTTGCTATGTTAGCCGGTGACCCTGGTAAACCAATGACATCCATATATGATGTGTGGATAATGAACCAAGAGGAGGGCAGTTGGTCCAAAGTTCTTACTGTTCAACCTCGTATAGATGCTCATTGGCCTCGCAACATCTGGGAAAATGATAAGATGGTTTTCGAAATCAATGAAACTTCACAGTTGGTGCTATATGACCCTGTCACAACAGAAGTCACAGATCTTGGATTTCAGCTGGACCTTAGCATTGCTGGCTGTTGGGTTTTCAATTACAAGGAGAGCCTAGCTCCAATAAAGAGAGGAAATGAAAGTCAGGGCCAAGATAATGCAGTCGAGCAAATTGAACACTTCTTCCATATGCTGCCAATAGATCCTCAAACCTCTGATGACTTGGATTAA